In Bacteroidota bacterium, the following proteins share a genomic window:
- a CDS encoding TCR/Tet family MFS transporter: protein MNDPIPSSSSRPAATAFIFVTVVLDVLALGIIIPVLPKLVEIFLGGDTARAAEMFGLFGTVWALMQFIFSPVLGALSDQYGRRRVILISCFGLGIDYIFMASAPTLWLLFIGRIISGITGASFTAAGAYIADVTPPEKRAAGFGMIGAAWGLGFVLGPALGGILGGIDTRLPFWVAAGLTLLNAMYGLFILPESLSVEHREKFSWKRANPLGSLQLLRSHPELFRLATVNGFFYLAHQVLPSVFVLYAGFRYGWNEELVGITLAIVGVCGMLVQGGVVKRVVADFGERRALLAGLLFGMCGFAIYGLASSGIIFWLGIPVFSMMGLYGPSSQGLMTRHVQPSQQGQLQGANNSIMGVTGVIGPGIFTFTFASFIGTHSELHLPGAPFLVAVLMLMTAFVIAWKVQGETA, encoded by the coding sequence ATGAATGACCCGATCCCTTCATCCTCTTCCCGCCCTGCGGCGACAGCGTTCATTTTTGTCACCGTTGTGCTCGACGTTCTCGCGCTCGGCATTATCATTCCCGTTCTGCCGAAACTCGTCGAGATCTTTCTTGGCGGGGACACGGCGCGTGCAGCGGAAATGTTCGGGCTCTTCGGCACCGTCTGGGCGCTGATGCAATTTATTTTTTCACCCGTGCTCGGCGCGCTGTCCGATCAATACGGGCGGCGCCGGGTGATCCTTATTTCATGTTTTGGGCTCGGCATCGACTATATCTTCATGGCCTCCGCTCCGACGCTGTGGCTGTTGTTTATCGGGCGGATCATATCGGGCATCACCGGGGCGAGTTTTACCGCGGCCGGCGCTTACATTGCCGACGTTACGCCTCCGGAAAAGCGCGCCGCCGGATTTGGAATGATCGGCGCTGCATGGGGGCTCGGGTTCGTTTTGGGCCCGGCTCTTGGCGGCATCCTTGGCGGTATCGACACCCGGCTGCCGTTCTGGGTCGCGGCCGGGCTGACATTGCTGAACGCGATGTATGGATTGTTCATCCTTCCGGAATCGTTGAGCGTCGAGCACCGGGAGAAATTTTCCTGGAAGCGCGCCAATCCCCTCGGCTCGCTGCAGCTCCTCCGCTCTCACCCGGAGCTGTTCCGACTTGCCACCGTCAACGGGTTCTTTTATCTCGCCCATCAAGTGCTGCCGAGCGTCTTCGTCCTCTATGCAGGTTTTCGGTACGGATGGAATGAGGAACTCGTTGGCATCACGCTGGCGATCGTTGGAGTGTGCGGCATGCTCGTGCAGGGAGGAGTCGTGAAGCGCGTCGTCGCAGACTTCGGTGAGAGGCGTGCCCTTCTTGCCGGGTTGTTGTTCGGGATGTGCGGTTTCGCGATCTACGGTCTAGCCTCGTCCGGAATTATCTTCTGGCTCGGCATACCGGTATTTTCAATGATGGGATTGTACGGGCCGTCTTCGCAGGGACTCATGACGAGGCATGTTCAGCCGTCGCAACAGGGGCAACTCCAGGGAGCGAATAACAGCATTATGGGAGTGACCGGTGTGATCGGTCCCGGAATTTTTACATTCACCTTTGCAAGCTTCATTGGAACGCACAGCGAATTGCATCTCCCCGGCGCTCCATTCTTGGTTGCGGTATTGATGTTGATGACGGCCTTTGTCATCGCTTGGAAAGTACAGGGAGAGACAGCCTAA
- a CDS encoding ABC transporter permease: MKPSSLPHKISPGKDRLRWQIAAASAPLLLFLLLPLVGIIFRVSASEMVDALREQQVVQAIRLSMSTTIVTVLLTLLLGTPVAYLLARRKFAGRTLLDALIDMPIVLPPSVAGVALLIAFGRRSLISGLFGGLEIPFTEAAVVLAQLFVASPLYIKSAAAGFASVNRELEQAAAVDGASRPQIFGTIVVPLSLPAIAGGIVMTWARALGEFGATIIFAGNFPGRTQTMPLAIYMGFEIDLHIALVLAILLLAISFLVLAIVKGILGQRLSGF; the protein is encoded by the coding sequence ATGAAGCCATCTTCTCTCCCCCATAAAATATCTCCCGGCAAGGATCGCCTTCGATGGCAGATTGCGGCAGCGAGCGCCCCGCTTCTCCTCTTTCTTTTGCTCCCTTTGGTTGGAATTATTTTCAGGGTCTCGGCATCGGAGATGGTGGATGCGCTGCGGGAACAGCAGGTCGTTCAGGCGATTCGGCTGAGCATGTCGACGACGATTGTAACAGTATTGCTGACGCTGCTTCTCGGCACACCGGTCGCCTATCTGCTCGCTCGAAGGAAATTTGCGGGACGAACTCTGCTTGATGCCCTGATCGATATGCCGATCGTTCTCCCCCCGTCGGTGGCGGGGGTCGCGCTGCTGATCGCTTTCGGCCGCCGCAGTTTAATAAGCGGGCTCTTTGGCGGATTGGAAATTCCTTTCACCGAAGCCGCAGTCGTGCTGGCTCAGTTGTTCGTTGCTTCGCCGCTGTATATTAAATCGGCCGCGGCGGGTTTTGCTAGCGTGAACCGCGAGCTTGAGCAAGCTGCCGCCGTCGACGGAGCTTCGCGCCCTCAAATTTTCGGAACGATCGTTGTCCCACTTTCTTTGCCGGCGATCGCCGGCGGCATCGTGATGACATGGGCGCGCGCGCTCGGGGAATTTGGCGCAACGATAATTTTCGCGGGAAATTTCCCCGGACGGACGCAGACGATGCCTTTGGCGATCTATATGGGATTCGAGATCGATCTCCACATCGCCCTTGTTCTAGCGATACTGCTGCTTGCAATTTCTTTTCTCGTACTAGCCATTGTGAAAGGGATCCTCGGTCAGCGTCTCAGCGGTTTTTGA
- a CDS encoding sensor histidine kinase KdpD gives MPPIDQSRPDPDALLNVLRKEEEKASKAKLKIFFGMCAGVGKTYDMLATAHAALANGVDVVIGIVETHKRAETEALVANLPAVPRKKIEYHGSVIEEMDLDAILARKPKLVLVDELAHTNAPGSRHLKRYQDVQELLDNGIDVYTTLNVQHLESRADAVAQITGSLVRETVPDSIFERADDVEVIDLPPDELLKRLEEGKVYTPERSQQAIQNFFRKGNLTALREMSLRLTAERVDHQLRDYMRTERITGPWKSGQRLIVGISASPHSVSVLRWARRLAYTMNGTWVAVCVETSAPLLESDKEQLSKNIVLARKLGAEIITTSDDDVASALIRVAREQNATQILVGKSKRSMFSRSQRLIEDLVEKSHNVDVYIVGQEDTSSQEKRKTFIPKIQSTPTQYLLAPLIVVVVALACFPFSQLIGYRTVSMIVLLTVSFLPLQMGPGPVLVAATTGAIVWDFFFIPPIFTFSISRLEDVMMLGVYFIVALVTGVLTARVRARGQAVRQREERTAALFSLTNDLSSAHSQEEVIRAAVSNIKKYFNADVVIILGEADGEISSRPHEASSFAVDAKEFGVASWTYWNEKKAGKYTDTLPSAEATYFPISGPRYPLGVIGVRLPKDEKLTTDQETSLDNFIAQIASAMERELLNDVNKKSIVVAESERLYKILFNSISHELRTPIAAIMGASENLMKNSAAQDHTSTNEHTKEIHIAAERLNRLVANLLDMSRLESGMIQPKMDWCDIHDLINAAVKGLDRELSRHTVIIEVQAEMPLVRLDFGLIEQALTNLVHNAAVHTQEGSSITIEAKVVEKECIFVVADNGSGLAKDDLPKVFEKFYRAEGMKSGGSGLGLTIAKGFAEAHKGTLTARNRPSGGAEFTLRIPTNIGSSPQP, from the coding sequence ATGCCCCCGATCGATCAATCCCGCCCGGACCCCGATGCACTCCTTAACGTGCTGCGGAAAGAAGAGGAAAAAGCCTCAAAGGCGAAACTGAAAATTTTCTTCGGGATGTGCGCCGGGGTGGGGAAAACATACGACATGCTTGCAACCGCACATGCCGCCCTCGCAAATGGAGTCGACGTTGTCATCGGCATTGTCGAAACTCACAAGCGTGCGGAAACCGAAGCCCTTGTTGCCAATCTCCCCGCTGTTCCGCGGAAAAAAATCGAATACCACGGCTCCGTTATCGAAGAGATGGACCTTGACGCGATCCTTGCACGGAAACCGAAACTGGTCCTCGTCGACGAGCTCGCACACACCAATGCGCCGGGGAGCCGCCATCTGAAACGGTACCAGGATGTCCAGGAACTTCTCGACAACGGGATTGACGTTTACACGACGTTGAACGTCCAGCATCTAGAGAGCCGCGCCGATGCCGTCGCACAAATTACCGGTTCGCTTGTTCGGGAGACTGTTCCCGATTCGATCTTCGAGCGGGCCGACGATGTCGAAGTAATCGACCTTCCCCCTGATGAGTTATTGAAACGGCTGGAAGAAGGAAAGGTCTACACTCCCGAGCGGTCCCAGCAGGCGATCCAGAATTTTTTCCGCAAGGGGAACCTGACCGCGCTGCGCGAGATGTCCCTCCGGCTGACGGCGGAGCGCGTCGACCACCAGCTTCGCGACTACATGCGTACCGAGCGGATCACCGGCCCGTGGAAATCAGGGCAGCGGTTGATCGTCGGTATCAGCGCCAGCCCACATTCGGTATCGGTCCTCCGTTGGGCCCGCCGTCTGGCCTACACCATGAACGGAACGTGGGTCGCGGTCTGCGTGGAGACTTCGGCGCCGTTGCTCGAGAGCGACAAGGAGCAATTGTCCAAAAATATCGTCCTTGCGCGGAAGCTCGGAGCGGAGATCATCACTACATCGGACGACGATGTTGCAAGCGCGCTCATCCGGGTCGCACGGGAACAGAATGCAACTCAAATTCTTGTGGGAAAATCGAAGCGAAGCATGTTCTCCCGCTCGCAGCGATTGATCGAAGACCTCGTCGAAAAAAGCCACAACGTCGACGTCTACATTGTCGGTCAAGAGGACACGTCCTCCCAGGAAAAAAGAAAGACCTTCATCCCGAAAATTCAGTCGACTCCCACCCAATATCTTCTTGCACCCCTCATTGTGGTCGTGGTTGCGCTTGCCTGCTTCCCGTTTTCTCAGCTCATCGGTTACAGGACGGTCTCGATGATCGTCCTGCTGACGGTCTCGTTCCTTCCGCTGCAGATGGGCCCTGGACCGGTGCTTGTCGCCGCAACGACGGGGGCGATCGTATGGGATTTTTTCTTTATCCCGCCGATCTTTACGTTCTCCATAAGCCGGCTCGAAGACGTCATGATGCTCGGCGTCTATTTTATCGTGGCCCTGGTGACGGGAGTCCTTACTGCCCGTGTGCGGGCCAGAGGGCAGGCCGTTCGTCAGCGGGAAGAGCGGACCGCCGCGCTTTTTTCCCTGACCAACGACCTCTCATCGGCACATTCGCAGGAAGAGGTGATCCGGGCGGCGGTTTCAAACATCAAGAAATATTTTAACGCCGACGTCGTCATCATTTTGGGTGAAGCGGACGGAGAGATCTCAAGCCGTCCTCACGAAGCCAGCTCGTTTGCCGTCGACGCGAAGGAATTCGGCGTCGCTTCGTGGACATATTGGAATGAGAAAAAAGCCGGAAAATACACCGACACGCTTCCGTCCGCCGAGGCAACGTATTTCCCGATTTCCGGCCCGCGGTATCCGCTCGGCGTCATCGGTGTCCGGCTGCCAAAGGACGAGAAACTCACGACCGACCAGGAGACATCGCTCGACAATTTCATCGCTCAAATTGCGTCGGCCATGGAGCGGGAACTATTGAACGACGTCAACAAGAAATCGATCGTTGTCGCCGAATCAGAAAGGTTGTATAAGATCCTCTTCAATTCGATCTCGCACGAACTGCGCACGCCGATCGCCGCGATCATGGGAGCCTCGGAAAACTTGATGAAGAATTCTGCCGCGCAGGATCACACGTCGACGAACGAACATACGAAAGAAATCCATATCGCTGCCGAGCGTCTCAACCGGCTGGTGGCCAACCTTCTCGACATGTCGCGGCTTGAGTCCGGGATGATCCAGCCGAAAATGGATTGGTGCGACATTCACGATCTCATCAACGCGGCGGTCAAAGGGCTGGACAGGGAGCTTTCCCGCCACACTGTCATTATCGAAGTACAGGCTGAAATGCCTCTTGTCAGACTGGACTTCGGCTTGATCGAACAAGCGCTGACGAACCTGGTCCACAACGCCGCCGTGCACACGCAGGAAGGCAGCTCCATCACGATCGAAGCCAAGGTCGTCGAAAAAGAATGCATCTTTGTCGTTGCGGACAACGGATCCGGATTGGCGAAGGACGACCTCCCCAAAGTGTTCGAAAAATTCTATCGGGCTGAGGGGATGAAAAGCGGCGGCTCGGGCCTCGGCCTGACCATTGCAAAAGGCTTCGCCGAAGCGCATAAAGGGACGCTGACCGCGAGAAACCGTCCCTCCGGGGGAGCAGAGTTCACACTACGAATTCCCACGAACATCGGATCATCTCCACAGCCGTGA
- a CDS encoding PP2C family protein-serine/threonine phosphatase, whose translation MSAETNQSEPRLRDTLREDFSRGGHWNTFRKEFRGLKEFYIDEEKKKRLNEMPQLKRWLYLNWWLLKSMLMRLTPFRRLVLVVGIVLLVWSPVIIISNKHVEISDFRLIGGAFILLILMLELKDKLLARDELGAGKKVQQALMPELSPAVPGWRLWIYSRPANEVGGDLIDFLSHGENRYGVALADVSGKGLQAALIMAKLQAILEALAPDYDSIGKLITKLNAIVHRDGLPNSFASLVYAEISSNSGAVRFVNAGHLPPIVLTAAGLQEMSKGEPALGLMDSTNYTERQADLQPGDVFLVYSDGLTEASSEWGEFFGTERLMRRLPALRDRSAEEIGRTLLGEVDYFVKDAPPNDDISLVILKRV comes from the coding sequence ATGAGCGCTGAAACAAATCAATCGGAACCGCGGTTACGGGACACACTTCGTGAGGATTTCAGCCGCGGAGGGCATTGGAATACTTTCCGCAAGGAATTTCGCGGCTTAAAAGAGTTCTATATCGATGAGGAGAAGAAAAAGCGCCTCAACGAAATGCCGCAGCTCAAGCGGTGGCTGTATCTCAATTGGTGGCTTCTCAAGAGCATGCTCATGCGGCTTACGCCGTTCCGCCGGCTCGTTCTTGTAGTCGGGATCGTTCTGCTTGTGTGGAGTCCGGTCATCATCATCTCCAACAAGCATGTTGAGATCTCGGATTTTCGTCTCATCGGCGGTGCATTCATCCTGTTGATCCTCATGCTTGAGCTGAAGGATAAACTCCTTGCACGCGACGAGCTCGGCGCCGGGAAGAAAGTACAGCAGGCGTTGATGCCGGAACTCAGTCCGGCAGTTCCCGGTTGGCGGCTGTGGATCTACTCAAGGCCGGCAAACGAAGTCGGGGGCGACCTAATAGACTTTCTCAGCCACGGCGAAAACAGGTACGGCGTCGCTCTGGCCGACGTCTCGGGGAAAGGACTGCAGGCGGCGCTTATCATGGCCAAACTTCAGGCCATTCTGGAAGCGCTCGCCCCGGATTATGATTCGATAGGAAAACTCATCACGAAGTTAAACGCCATTGTGCACCGTGACGGACTTCCGAACAGCTTTGCCTCGTTGGTCTATGCGGAAATTTCTTCGAACTCGGGAGCGGTGCGGTTTGTCAACGCGGGACATCTGCCGCCGATTGTGCTCACGGCAGCCGGTTTGCAGGAAATGTCGAAGGGCGAACCCGCCCTCGGCCTGATGGATTCGACCAATTACACAGAGCGGCAAGCTGATCTGCAGCCGGGCGATGTTTTCCTCGTCTATTCCGACGGGCTCACCGAAGCAAGCAGCGAGTGGGGGGAATTCTTCGGGACAGAACGGTTAATGAGACGACTTCCGGCATTGAGAGATCGCTCCGCCGAAGAGATCGGCAGAACGCTGCTCGGCGAAGTGGATTATTTTGTGAAGGATGCGCCCCCCAACGACGACATTTCATTGGTCATTCTCAAGCGTGTCTGA
- the kdpB gene encoding potassium-transporting ATPase subunit KdpB gives MYRRAIIDSLVKLNPSAMLRNPVMFVVEVGSVLTTALWIQAVFGQGEAPAWYIGSVSLWLWFTVLFANFSEALAEGRGKAQAEALRRARQETKAKRLKSPKRGSGFDIVNSTLLQRGDVFLVETGETIAVDGEVIEGIASVDESAITGESAPVIRESGGDRSAVTGGTRVLSDWLIVRATTEIGGGFLDRMIKLIEGAKRQKTPNEIALNILLAAFTIIFLMVCVTLLPFSLFSVQAAGQGTPVTVTVLVALLVCLIPTTIGGLLSAIGIAGMDRMIRHNVIATSGRAIEAAGDVDVLLLDKTGTVTLGNRMATEFTPAPGISKERLADAAQLASLADETPEGRSVVVLAKEKYALRERNVNEISAHFVPFSAQTRMSGADIQPEGKNGRRIIRKGAAEAMKSYIEEAGGVFPSAVQQLVQDISRAGATPLVVAENKEVLGVIHLKDIVKGGIKERFAHLRKMGIKTVMITGDNQLTATAIAAEAGVDDFLAEAKPEDKLKLIRDYQKGGRLVAMTGDGTNDAPALAQADVAVAMNTGTQSAREAANMIDLDSNPTKLLEIVEIGKQLLMTRGTLTTFSIANDVAKYFAIIPAAFATTYPALNALNIMRLATPESAILSAVIFNALIIITLIPLALKGVKYRPVSAVQLLRRHLFIYGVGGIIVPFFGIKLVDMILVALRLT, from the coding sequence ATGTACCGCAGGGCGATCATAGATTCGTTGGTGAAGCTGAATCCGAGCGCCATGCTTCGCAACCCGGTCATGTTCGTGGTCGAGGTTGGAAGCGTCCTGACCACCGCTTTGTGGATTCAGGCAGTATTCGGCCAAGGTGAGGCTCCCGCATGGTATATCGGCAGCGTCTCCCTCTGGCTCTGGTTCACTGTGCTCTTCGCCAATTTTTCGGAGGCTCTCGCCGAAGGACGGGGAAAAGCCCAAGCGGAAGCACTTCGGCGTGCACGTCAGGAAACGAAGGCGAAGCGGCTGAAAAGTCCCAAACGGGGATCCGGCTTCGATATCGTGAACTCGACTCTTCTGCAGAGGGGGGATGTATTCCTCGTTGAAACCGGCGAGACCATTGCCGTCGACGGCGAGGTGATCGAAGGCATCGCATCGGTTGACGAAAGCGCAATCACGGGAGAAAGCGCGCCGGTGATCCGCGAATCGGGAGGTGATAGAAGCGCGGTGACGGGGGGAACCAGGGTCCTGTCCGATTGGCTCATCGTCCGCGCAACGACAGAAATCGGCGGAGGTTTTCTCGACCGGATGATCAAATTAATAGAAGGAGCAAAAAGGCAGAAAACTCCGAATGAGATCGCTCTGAATATTCTGCTCGCAGCCTTCACGATTATTTTCCTCATGGTCTGCGTGACGCTTCTCCCCTTTTCGCTTTTCAGCGTGCAAGCCGCAGGCCAGGGAACGCCGGTCACCGTCACCGTTCTCGTCGCTCTCCTTGTTTGTTTGATCCCGACGACCATCGGCGGGCTCCTTTCCGCAATCGGAATCGCGGGGATGGACAGAATGATCCGACACAACGTGATCGCCACCTCGGGGCGCGCAATCGAAGCTGCGGGGGACGTCGACGTGCTCCTGCTTGACAAGACCGGTACTGTCACGCTCGGAAATCGCATGGCAACGGAATTCACTCCGGCTCCCGGCATTTCCAAGGAACGTCTTGCCGATGCCGCCCAGCTTGCTTCACTCGCGGATGAAACCCCGGAAGGGCGATCGGTCGTCGTCCTCGCAAAAGAAAAGTACGCTCTCCGCGAACGGAACGTCAATGAAATCTCGGCGCACTTTGTCCCCTTCAGCGCGCAAACGCGCATGAGCGGTGCGGACATCCAGCCGGAAGGAAAGAACGGAAGAAGAATAATCCGCAAAGGGGCGGCGGAAGCGATGAAATCCTACATCGAGGAAGCGGGAGGCGTCTTTCCCTCCGCCGTGCAGCAATTGGTCCAGGATATCAGCCGTGCCGGCGCGACTCCTCTTGTTGTCGCAGAAAACAAAGAGGTGCTGGGCGTGATCCATCTGAAAGACATTGTTAAAGGAGGAATCAAGGAGCGTTTCGCGCATCTGCGGAAAATGGGAATCAAGACGGTGATGATCACCGGAGACAACCAGTTGACCGCAACTGCCATTGCCGCGGAGGCCGGAGTTGACGACTTCCTTGCGGAAGCAAAACCGGAAGATAAGTTGAAGCTCATCCGCGATTATCAAAAAGGGGGACGCCTCGTCGCGATGACGGGAGACGGCACGAACGATGCGCCGGCGCTCGCTCAGGCAGATGTCGCGGTTGCGATGAACACCGGCACGCAGTCTGCACGAGAAGCGGCGAACATGATCGACCTCGACAGCAATCCGACCAAGCTGCTGGAAATCGTCGAGATCGGCAAACAATTATTGATGACGCGCGGAACGCTGACGACGTTCAGCATCGCGAACGACGTCGCAAAATACTTCGCCATCATTCCTGCCGCGTTCGCAACGACGTACCCTGCGCTTAATGCGCTGAATATTATGCGGCTCGCAACGCCGGAAAGCGCGATCCTCTCCGCAGTCATTTTCAATGCACTCATTATCATCACCCTTATTCCACTCGCCTTAAAAGGAGTGAAATACCGCCCCGTCAGCGCTGTCCAGCTTCTGCGAAGACATTTGTTCATCTACGGCGTCGGCGGCATTATCGTCCCGTTTTTCGGGATCAAGCTGGTGGATATGATTCTCGTCGCCTTGAGGCTGACGTAA
- the modA gene encoding molybdate ABC transporter substrate-binding protein, protein MIQKFFSPLFIALLVVSIQHKVVAQDARGNGITIFAAASLNEVFAAMAEKYRSENPGEEITFNFAGSQQLVQQIAEGAAVDIFASANMRQMNDALNTGRVDSASVRVFAHNTLVVVFPKENEAGIHTLSDLGRPHLKIILADKTVPAGEYSVEVLEKCIKRPGFDSTFKQNVLQNVVSYEENVKAVLSKIVLGEGDAGIVYTSDVSRDAREKVGTIEIPEPLNVVAEYPICLMRTAPSRERSRRFVQFILSDEGQSILTRFGFLRVK, encoded by the coding sequence ATGATTCAAAAGTTTTTTTCGCCCCTCTTCATCGCACTGCTGGTCGTTTCGATTCAGCATAAAGTTGTTGCTCAGGATGCGAGAGGCAACGGGATAACAATCTTTGCTGCGGCGTCTCTCAATGAGGTGTTTGCGGCGATGGCCGAAAAATACAGATCTGAAAATCCGGGAGAGGAAATAACGTTCAATTTTGCTGGGTCGCAACAGCTGGTCCAGCAGATCGCAGAAGGAGCGGCAGTTGACATCTTTGCCTCCGCAAACATGAGACAGATGAATGACGCGCTGAACACTGGAAGGGTCGATTCAGCGTCTGTCAGAGTTTTTGCGCATAATACGCTTGTCGTCGTTTTTCCAAAAGAGAATGAGGCGGGAATTCATACATTGTCCGATTTGGGCAGGCCCCATCTCAAAATTATTCTCGCGGATAAAACTGTTCCGGCGGGTGAATACTCGGTTGAGGTTCTCGAAAAATGCATTAAACGGCCCGGTTTTGATTCTACATTCAAGCAGAACGTCCTTCAAAACGTCGTTTCTTACGAGGAAAATGTAAAAGCCGTTTTGAGCAAGATTGTTCTTGGCGAAGGTGATGCGGGAATTGTCTATACCTCCGACGTGAGCCGTGATGCACGGGAAAAAGTCGGCACAATCGAGATACCGGAACCGTTGAACGTCGTTGCTGAGTATCCGATATGCCTCATGCGGACTGCACCGTCCCGGGAGCGCTCTCGGAGATTTGTGCAATTTATTCTGTCCGATGAGGGACAAAGCATCTTAACTCGATTCGGTTTTCTCAGAGTCAAATGA
- a CDS encoding isoprenylcysteine carboxylmethyltransferase family protein — MTRYQITTLCFWLVSEVFWGLHSGGNKETVHQKRSFVRTFALAAIYIAFALIYIPYLSFGLLAIRIVPQNDLFGGVGIVLCAAGISFSIWSRKTLGKNWSGPAAIKKDHELIRNGPYNIVRNPIYLGSLVSLTGSAMTTGELRGLLGVVLVLFSLLKKIDEEELLLQEHFAEFPEYSLRVKRLIPFLY, encoded by the coding sequence ATGACACGCTATCAAATTACCACTCTTTGTTTCTGGCTTGTGTCGGAAGTCTTTTGGGGGTTACATTCCGGAGGGAATAAGGAAACCGTTCACCAAAAGCGATCGTTTGTCCGGACATTCGCGTTAGCCGCAATCTACATTGCGTTTGCATTGATATATATTCCTTATCTTTCTTTTGGTTTGCTTGCCATTCGCATAGTGCCGCAGAACGATCTATTTGGGGGCGTTGGAATAGTGTTGTGCGCAGCGGGGATTTCCTTTTCCATCTGGTCTCGAAAGACACTGGGAAAGAATTGGAGCGGCCCGGCAGCCATCAAGAAAGATCATGAACTGATCAGAAACGGACCGTACAATATTGTCCGCAATCCGATCTATCTCGGATCGTTGGTTTCACTGACAGGATCGGCAATGACGACCGGAGAACTAAGGGGATTGTTGGGTGTCGTTCTCGTCCTTTTTTCTTTATTGAAGAAAATAGACGAGGAAGAGTTGCTCTTGCAGGAGCATTTCGCCGAGTTTCCTGAATATTCGTTGCGAGTCAAAAGGTTGATACCGTTTCTCTATTAG
- a CDS encoding response regulator has product MSTKPVVLVIDDEIQIRRLIELTLEPQNYALKFALTGNEGMRMAGTERPELIILDLGLPDIEGLSVLKSIREWATIPIIILSVRNAESDIVGCLTAGADDYLVKPFRTGELLARVRTALRHRTALPEEEVFSLDTLSVNLSARVVRKGSDVLKLTATEYSLLALFVKNAGKVLTHRFILEQVWGPSYVDETQYTRIYVGQLRKKIEDDPSKPKMILTESGIGYRLRTEEG; this is encoded by the coding sequence GTGAGCACAAAACCTGTTGTCCTCGTCATCGACGACGAGATTCAAATCCGCCGCCTTATTGAGCTGACGCTCGAACCGCAGAACTACGCTCTCAAGTTTGCCCTGACGGGGAATGAAGGAATGAGGATGGCCGGAACGGAACGCCCGGAGCTCATCATTCTCGATTTGGGACTCCCCGACATCGAAGGGTTGAGCGTACTTAAATCCATCCGGGAATGGGCGACGATACCGATCATCATCCTCTCCGTCCGCAATGCGGAGTCCGACATCGTCGGGTGCTTGACGGCGGGGGCGGACGATTATCTGGTGAAGCCGTTCCGCACGGGCGAGCTGCTCGCGCGCGTCCGGACCGCTCTCCGCCATCGCACGGCGCTTCCCGAGGAAGAAGTATTCAGCCTCGACACGCTGAGCGTGAACCTCTCGGCACGCGTGGTGAGAAAAGGGAGCGACGTCCTCAAGCTGACGGCAACGGAATATTCGCTCCTCGCCCTTTTCGTGAAGAACGCAGGGAAGGTATTGACCCATCGTTTCATCCTCGAACAGGTCTGGGGGCCCTCGTATGTCGACGAGACGCAGTACACCCGAATCTACGTCGGTCAGCTTCGAAAAAAAATTGAAGACGATCCTTCAAAGCCGAAGATGATTCTGACTGAGTCGGGCATCGGATACAGGCTTAGGACCGAGGAAGGGTAG